In the genome of Elusimicrobium sp., one region contains:
- a CDS encoding PTS sugar transporter subunit IIC gives MPVNLEAMYNDILAAAGGVENIVSLGCCMTRFRFTVKDEALVKVEALRKVPDVAGYFYSGVQHQLIVGPSTATKLVAYFNARHSFQPLEQKEGAEAVQISPEDRARRAKVAVRRKYSGRVSQICARIGNIFLPLIPAYIGCGLLLGISNILSKTLLANDPNTAALFNVFGSGIFFYLNAVVGYNANKEFGGTPALGVAFAGILNMPALSQITLFGSSLMPGKGGVLAVLLVCWAGSWFEKQLRNRVKGSAEMFLTPTLTVLVVGFISLLAIQPVAGWLSEKLAEYTQVALKNGGLLTGAVLGGSFLPLVMMGIHQSLVPIHQQLVDSLGSNPLFPILCMAGAGQVGAGLAVLFKTKNARFKTLIKNALPIGLMGIGEPLIYGVTLPLFRPFIGACLGAAFGGAVVALAQVTSSVPFGVSGLVLLLVLSNVKSVLFYLLGYAVAMLAGFIITWKLGFDDIPAGKK, from the coding sequence ATGCCGGTAAATTTGGAAGCCATGTATAACGATATTTTAGCCGCGGCGGGCGGGGTTGAAAATATTGTGAGTTTGGGTTGTTGTATGACCCGTTTTCGCTTTACGGTAAAAGATGAGGCCTTGGTAAAAGTAGAGGCCTTGCGCAAAGTGCCCGATGTGGCCGGATATTTTTATTCGGGGGTACAACATCAGTTAATTGTGGGGCCTTCCACCGCCACAAAATTAGTAGCCTATTTTAATGCCCGCCACTCTTTCCAACCGTTAGAACAAAAAGAAGGGGCGGAAGCCGTGCAAATATCGCCGGAAGACCGCGCCCGCCGCGCCAAAGTGGCCGTTCGCCGCAAATACTCCGGACGGGTAAGCCAAATTTGCGCGCGTATCGGGAATATTTTTCTGCCGCTTATCCCGGCGTATATCGGGTGCGGGCTTTTGCTGGGAATCAGTAACATTTTATCCAAAACCCTCTTGGCAAACGACCCGAATACCGCCGCTCTTTTTAATGTGTTCGGTAGCGGTATTTTCTTCTACTTAAATGCAGTGGTCGGCTACAATGCCAATAAAGAATTTGGCGGAACGCCCGCCTTGGGTGTGGCGTTTGCCGGTATTTTGAATATGCCTGCCCTTTCCCAAATCACCTTGTTCGGCTCTTCTTTAATGCCCGGCAAGGGCGGGGTGTTGGCTGTTCTGTTGGTATGTTGGGCCGGCAGTTGGTTTGAAAAACAACTGCGTAACCGTGTAAAAGGAAGTGCGGAAATGTTTTTAACGCCTACTTTAACGGTGCTTGTGGTGGGCTTTATTTCGCTTTTGGCAATTCAACCCGTTGCCGGTTGGTTAAGTGAAAAACTGGCCGAATATACCCAAGTTGCTTTGAAAAACGGCGGTTTGTTGACGGGAGCCGTGTTGGGGGGAAGTTTCTTGCCTCTCGTGATGATGGGGATTCACCAAAGTTTAGTGCCGATTCATCAACAACTGGTTGATTCCTTGGGCTCTAATCCGCTTTTTCCCATTTTATGTATGGCGGGAGCGGGGCAAGTGGGGGCAGGATTAGCCGTGCTTTTCAAAACGAAAAATGCCCGCTTCAAAACCCTTATCAAAAATGCACTTCCCATTGGTCTTATGGGAATCGGCGAGCCGCTTATTTACGGCGTAACCTTGCCTCTTTTCAGGCCGTTTATTGGGGCTTGTTTGGGGGCTGCGTTCGGCGGAGCTGTAGTGGCTTTGGCGCAGGTAACATCTTCCGTTCCGTTTGGTGTATCGGGCCTGGTTCTTTTGCTTGTGTTAAGCAATGTAAAAAGCGTGTTGTTTTACTTGTTGGGATATGCCGTAGCAATGTTGGCCGGGTTTATCATCACTTGGAAGTTAGGATTTGATGATATCCCTGCGGGTAAAAAATAA
- a CDS encoding radical SAM protein — translation MTTLGTTTVKTLLLKSKIPGFDYTINPYVGCPHKCVYCYAEYMRKLSGHAEEWGDFLDVKECPAPTHPAKLFHTRVMLSSVTDPYNRYEEQFRLTRNILTQLRFAQAEVCIYTKSPLVLRDMDLLKEMWKAEVCFSFSTADETFRQLAEPGAPSLQERINALRVLHENNIPTAVMIAPIFPEITDWEKIIHLTRPFTNRYAFDSLNMRPGYQKKVISFVEKNYPQYLPVYCDIYLEEKTAYWDNLAQKIKEVCQKQQIEPDICFQKNQPFMP, via the coding sequence ATGACTACCCTAGGAACCACTACTGTTAAAACACTCCTGTTAAAATCTAAAATTCCGGGTTTTGATTATACCATCAATCCCTATGTCGGTTGTCCGCATAAGTGCGTCTATTGCTATGCGGAATATATGCGCAAGTTGAGCGGACATGCGGAAGAGTGGGGCGATTTTTTAGATGTAAAAGAGTGCCCTGCCCCCACGCACCCGGCAAAACTTTTTCATACGCGGGTAATGCTATCTTCCGTTACCGACCCGTACAATCGCTACGAAGAACAATTTAGATTAACCCGCAACATTTTAACGCAACTTCGCTTTGCCCAGGCCGAAGTGTGCATTTACACCAAATCTCCGTTAGTGCTGCGCGATATGGATTTATTAAAGGAAATGTGGAAAGCGGAAGTGTGTTTTTCTTTTTCCACGGCAGACGAAACTTTCCGCCAACTGGCCGAACCCGGGGCCCCCTCGTTACAAGAGCGTATAAACGCGTTGCGAGTATTGCATGAAAACAATATCCCCACCGCTGTGATGATTGCTCCGATTTTTCCCGAAATTACCGATTGGGAAAAAATCATACATCTCACGCGGCCGTTTACCAACCGCTATGCTTTCGACAGCCTGAATATGCGGCCCGGATACCAGAAAAAAGTGATTTCGTTTGTGGAAAAAAATTATCCGCAATACTTACCCGTTTATTGCGATATTTATTTGGAAGAAAAAACAGCCTATTGGGATAATTTGGCCCAAAAAATAAAAGAAGTTTGCCAAAAACAGCAGATAGAGCCGGATATTTGTTTCCAAAAGAATCAGCCTTTTATGCCTTAA
- a CDS encoding sel1 repeat family protein: protein MSLAWNQTLQKLKEVFNFSARREALYRQWETLAEQGSKEARYKLSSLYPQEKKYYPLAFKWTLSLAKHGGDAGVMLQAAQMYRLGHGVETDEAQALLWLERTLSLHILQGKKSPLSRQKVNSVEREIQYLRNKIGWK, encoded by the coding sequence ATGTCGCTCGCCTGGAATCAAACACTCCAAAAACTAAAAGAAGTTTTTAATTTTTCTGCCCGACGGGAAGCCCTGTACCGCCAATGGGAAACATTGGCCGAACAAGGCAGTAAAGAAGCCCGCTATAAACTTTCTTCTTTATATCCGCAGGAAAAGAAATACTATCCCTTGGCTTTTAAGTGGACTCTTTCCCTGGCCAAGCACGGCGGAGATGCCGGGGTGATGTTGCAAGCGGCACAAATGTATCGCTTGGGGCATGGAGTGGAAACAGATGAGGCGCAGGCTCTATTGTGGTTGGAGCGTACCCTTTCGTTACATATCCTGCAAGGGAAAAAATCTCCGTTATCCAGGCAAAAAGTCAACTCTGTTGAACGGGAAATACAATACCTTCGAAACAAAATCGGTTGGAAATAA
- a CDS encoding competence/damage-inducible protein A, translating into MKATIITIGDEILLGQILDTNSRFIAKELTLIGMETVEIRSVSDKKPDILRALKEAWNNSRAVFVTGGLGPTKDDITKTALAEFFHTELTFQPQVYAWLEEMFAAQPERLNAYNKTQAVLPKSCLPLRNLKGTACGMWFEEEDKVLVSLPGVPFETEHLFPTQVLPRLKAKFQQGLLRYCMLTVYNIPEAELAMQLATFENSLPDGISLAYLPSPGFIRLRLTATGTNAEQLDAFFARLKKSVSHLANEETTLEASPQETFAKRLKQAGVSVACAESCTGGNIAKMITSVPGASAYFLGGVVAYANEVKEQALQVSKENLQTYGAVSEPVARQMAEGVKHLTGAQWAVSTTGIAGPDGGTEEKPVGTVWISVAGPRGTIAKKFLFSRTRERNIARASLAALQMLLEEIEKPA; encoded by the coding sequence ATGAAAGCAACCATTATTACTATCGGCGACGAAATTTTACTCGGCCAAATTTTGGACACCAACTCCCGATTTATCGCAAAAGAATTAACGCTTATCGGCATGGAAACGGTGGAAATCCGCTCCGTTTCCGATAAGAAACCTGATATTTTGCGTGCATTGAAGGAAGCCTGGAACAACAGTCGGGCGGTTTTTGTAACGGGCGGACTGGGCCCCACCAAAGACGATATTACCAAAACGGCCTTGGCGGAGTTTTTCCATACCGAACTGACATTTCAACCGCAGGTATATGCGTGGCTGGAAGAAATGTTTGCCGCCCAACCCGAACGGTTAAACGCCTATAATAAAACCCAAGCCGTTCTGCCTAAAAGTTGCTTACCGTTAAGAAATCTAAAGGGAACGGCGTGCGGTATGTGGTTTGAAGAGGAAGACAAAGTGCTAGTCTCTCTCCCCGGGGTACCGTTTGAAACGGAACACTTGTTCCCGACGCAAGTACTCCCCCGTCTAAAGGCCAAATTTCAACAAGGTTTACTGCGATACTGTATGCTGACGGTATATAATATCCCCGAAGCGGAACTGGCCATGCAGTTAGCAACTTTTGAAAACAGCCTTCCCGACGGCATTTCACTGGCCTATTTACCGTCTCCCGGGTTTATCCGTCTGCGCTTGACGGCCACGGGCACTAATGCTGAACAGTTGGACGCTTTTTTTGCCCGGTTAAAAAAATCCGTTTCCCATTTGGCAAACGAAGAAACCACCCTCGAGGCAAGCCCGCAAGAAACTTTTGCCAAACGCCTCAAACAAGCAGGGGTTTCGGTGGCCTGTGCCGAAAGTTGCACCGGGGGAAATATCGCCAAAATGATTACCTCTGTACCGGGGGCGTCCGCTTACTTTTTGGGCGGTGTGGTGGCTTATGCAAACGAAGTAAAAGAACAGGCATTGCAAGTTTCCAAAGAAAATTTGCAAACTTATGGAGCCGTCAGCGAGCCGGTTGCCCGCCAAATGGCAGAAGGGGTGAAACATTTAACGGGAGCCCAATGGGCGGTTTCCACTACGGGGATTGCAGGGCCGGACGGCGGCACTGAAGAAAAACCTGTCGGGACGGTATGGATTAGCGTAGCGGGCCCGCGGGGAACCATAGCCAAAAAGTTTTTATTCTCCCGCACGAGAGAGCGCAATATCGCACGCGCTTCCCTGGCCGCCCTGCAAATGCTTTTGGAAGAAATAGAAAAGCCCGCTTAA
- a CDS encoding Na+/H+ antiporter NhaC family protein encodes MKKETIVPNPLALVPLAVFLISYVAVSLAAGDFYKMPITVAFVLSSVVAVMMSKGGSLHNRIELFCKGAANSNIMLMVVIFVLAGAFAQTAKAMGAVDATVNLTLSVLPSNVLAAGVFLAACVISVSVGTSVGTIVALTPVAVGLAQETGLSLALMAAVVVSGAMFGDNLSFISDTTIVATRTQGCKMADKFRTNFLIVMPFALLTTILYIFAGSGAHNTFTHGAISWIKVLPYVAVLTAAVAGVNVMVVLLGGTVLCGVIGLLTGAFDVWGWTTSMGAGINSMGELIIVTLLAGGMLEMIRYNGGLAWIIEKTTAHISGRKGAELSIAGVVSFANLCTANNTIALIMAGPIAKEIAQKYNIAPNRSASLLDIFSCFVQGMIPYGAQLLMAASLSGVSPVHIMKYLYYPYLLGIGTLIAIWLGFPRKYTKPAEAPAS; translated from the coding sequence ATGAAGAAAGAAACCATTGTCCCCAATCCGTTGGCGCTTGTGCCGCTTGCGGTATTTTTAATTTCTTATGTAGCCGTTTCGCTGGCGGCGGGTGATTTTTATAAAATGCCCATTACCGTGGCGTTTGTGTTGTCCTCGGTAGTAGCCGTGATGATGAGCAAAGGCGGCAGTTTGCATAACCGCATAGAACTTTTCTGTAAAGGGGCCGCAAACAGCAACATCATGCTGATGGTTGTTATCTTTGTGCTGGCAGGGGCATTTGCTCAAACGGCCAAGGCCATGGGCGCGGTGGACGCTACCGTTAATTTGACGCTGTCTGTTTTGCCGAGCAATGTACTCGCGGCCGGGGTATTTTTGGCCGCTTGCGTGATTTCGGTTTCCGTCGGTACTTCGGTGGGTACGATAGTCGCTTTGACCCCTGTGGCGGTTGGCCTTGCGCAAGAAACGGGGCTTAGTTTGGCTCTCATGGCTGCCGTGGTAGTCAGCGGTGCCATGTTTGGCGATAACCTTTCCTTTATTTCCGACACCACCATTGTGGCAACCCGTACGCAAGGGTGTAAAATGGCCGATAAATTCCGTACTAATTTTTTAATCGTAATGCCGTTTGCGTTGTTGACGACCATTTTGTATATTTTTGCGGGTAGCGGAGCCCACAACACCTTTACGCACGGTGCGATTTCTTGGATAAAAGTACTTCCGTATGTGGCAGTACTGACGGCCGCGGTGGCGGGCGTAAATGTAATGGTGGTTTTGCTGGGCGGCACCGTGTTGTGCGGGGTTATCGGCTTGCTGACGGGCGCTTTTGATGTGTGGGGGTGGACGACTTCCATGGGCGCCGGTATTAACAGTATGGGCGAACTGATTATCGTTACCTTGCTTGCCGGCGGTATGCTGGAAATGATTCGCTACAATGGCGGGCTTGCCTGGATTATTGAAAAAACAACCGCACACATTTCCGGCCGCAAAGGGGCGGAACTGAGTATTGCCGGGGTGGTCAGTTTTGCCAACTTATGTACCGCCAACAATACGATTGCCCTTATTATGGCGGGCCCGATAGCCAAAGAAATTGCCCAAAAATACAATATTGCGCCCAATCGTTCGGCCAGTTTGTTGGATATTTTTTCCTGCTTTGTGCAGGGTATGATTCCTTATGGGGCCCAACTTTTAATGGCTGCCAGTTTGTCCGGGGTTTCTCCCGTACATATTATGAAATATCTATACTATCCGTATTTGCTGGGTATCGGGACGTTAATAGCCATTTGGCTCGGTTTTCCTCGTAAATACACGAAGCCTGCCGAAGCACCCGCCTCGTAG
- a CDS encoding chloramphenicol acetyltransferase encodes MPKEVNPQDTPRAMAYKLWLKAPNPMVTFFKTLDITNLIKISKNKGLKLNMLLDFCIGRAAAQVKEFFLLPVGEKLIKYDSLAVNTIVKNKTGEVSSCDILFVPDLDAFNQEYLTHTAQVAQTCQDRDLSADCMVIGTSAIVDTEIDGAVGMNSGIFNNPFLIWGKYRKKWFRYTLPISFQFHHTQMDGAHAGRFLENLQQEIDRLK; translated from the coding sequence ATGCCGAAAGAAGTAAACCCGCAAGATACCCCCCGCGCTATGGCGTACAAATTATGGTTAAAAGCCCCTAACCCGATGGTCACTTTTTTCAAAACGCTCGACATAACCAACTTAATTAAAATCAGCAAGAATAAGGGCCTAAAACTGAATATGTTGCTGGACTTTTGCATCGGGCGAGCGGCCGCGCAAGTGAAGGAGTTTTTCCTTCTGCCCGTCGGCGAAAAACTGATAAAGTACGACTCCCTTGCCGTAAATACGATTGTGAAAAATAAAACGGGCGAGGTAAGTTCCTGTGATATTCTCTTTGTCCCCGATTTAGATGCCTTTAATCAAGAATACCTTACCCACACTGCCCAAGTAGCCCAAACCTGCCAAGACCGCGACTTATCGGCAGACTGCATGGTTATCGGCACCTCTGCCATTGTGGATACGGAAATTGACGGAGCGGTAGGCATGAATAGCGGTATATTTAACAACCCGTTTCTTATTTGGGGAAAATACCGCAAAAAATGGTTCCGCTATACACTACCCATATCTTTTCAATTTCATCACACACAAATGGACGGGGCACACGCAGGCCGTTTTTTGGAAAATCTACAGCAAGAAATCGATAGATTGAAATAA
- a CDS encoding GNAT family N-acetyltransferase: MVRPNSARYHDEPVLIRSHISYTKTTEQDIQLGHSYVYLHDKQIVGTFFFNFGKDIEPTYAVIENGTWENDHPYGVIHRLAGDGSVKGIGTYCINWCYEQCHHLRVDTHPDNQVMQRLLIKLGFTRCGIIHVVQDNMPRITFEK, encoded by the coding sequence ATGGTGCGCCCAAATTCTGCTCGATACCACGACGAGCCAGTCCTTATTCGATCCCATATTTCTTATACAAAAACTACTGAACAGGATATTCAGTTAGGCCATAGTTATGTATATTTGCATGATAAGCAAATAGTAGGCACTTTCTTTTTCAATTTCGGCAAAGATATTGAACCCACCTATGCTGTCATTGAAAACGGAACATGGGAAAATGACCACCCATATGGAGTTATACATCGCTTAGCGGGAGACGGCTCTGTAAAAGGGATAGGGACATATTGCATCAACTGGTGCTATGAACAATGCCACCACCTACGGGTAGACACCCATCCGGATAACCAAGTTATGCAACGGCTACTGATAAAACTGGGCTTTACGCGTTGCGGCATTATCCACGTAGTACAAGATAATATGCCACGCATTACTTTTGAAAAATAA
- a CDS encoding heavy metal-associated domain-containing protein encodes MEFIKEVVTVIFSIFNTMSPYLLLGFLFAGILHVLVPQQWFSKYLSKNQWTSVLYATLFGIPLPLCSCGVIPTAMAMYKEGASKGSTIAFLIATPQTGIDSIIATYSLLGLPFAVIRPIVACFTAVFAGLTANAFSSHERALATIAQTDHKERVEVSLTRKLKMIFQYGYVEMMEDIGKMLLLGLIIAGLITYFVPDNFFTLFGNNTILTMFLVLAVSIPMYVCATGSIPIAIALMMKGMSPGTALVLLMAGPAANIASMLVIAKVLGRKTFLLYLTTLIIGAIASGLFIDNFLPASWFDVSNFAITVHHHGSFYYFKVLCSIILLMLFINTMFLKKKKNVPGTQHRAIKFKIDGMTCNHCKSNVARVISNLNSVKQVTVDLSTGFAYVEGNPTDEEIKSSVEAIGFKFKGRF; translated from the coding sequence ATGGAGTTTATAAAAGAAGTAGTAACTGTTATTTTTTCAATATTTAATACGATGTCCCCTTATTTGTTACTTGGTTTTTTATTTGCTGGGATTTTGCATGTGCTTGTGCCGCAGCAATGGTTTTCAAAATATTTATCCAAAAATCAGTGGACATCCGTTCTGTATGCCACGCTATTTGGAATTCCGCTACCGTTATGTTCCTGTGGGGTAATTCCTACTGCCATGGCAATGTATAAAGAAGGGGCATCAAAGGGATCGACAATTGCCTTTTTAATAGCTACTCCCCAAACAGGAATAGATTCCATTATTGCCACATATTCTCTGCTAGGGCTTCCCTTTGCTGTTATTCGCCCGATAGTGGCCTGTTTTACTGCTGTTTTTGCGGGATTGACAGCCAATGCTTTTTCTTCCCATGAAAGGGCATTAGCAACTATTGCACAAACGGATCACAAAGAACGGGTAGAAGTTTCTCTTACGCGAAAATTAAAAATGATATTCCAATACGGTTATGTGGAAATGATGGAAGATATCGGCAAAATGCTTTTACTCGGTTTAATAATTGCGGGTTTAATAACTTATTTTGTGCCGGATAATTTTTTTACGCTCTTTGGTAACAATACGATTTTGACCATGTTTCTTGTACTGGCGGTATCCATCCCTATGTATGTTTGTGCTACCGGCTCTATTCCGATAGCTATCGCTTTAATGATGAAAGGCATGAGCCCTGGCACAGCACTTGTATTACTTATGGCAGGACCGGCAGCCAATATTGCCTCCATGTTGGTAATAGCTAAGGTTTTGGGCAGAAAAACATTTCTGCTTTATCTAACAACACTTATTATTGGGGCTATTGCCTCGGGACTATTTATAGACAATTTCCTGCCTGCCAGTTGGTTCGATGTATCCAATTTCGCCATAACAGTGCATCACCACGGAAGTTTTTACTATTTTAAAGTGCTTTGTTCTATTATATTGCTTATGCTTTTCATCAACACGATGTTTCTTAAGAAGAAAAAAAATGTGCCAGGCACGCAACACAGAGCTATTAAGTTTAAAATTGACGGAATGACTTGTAACCATTGTAAAAGCAATGTAGCTAGGGTAATCAGCAATTTGAATTCCGTTAAACAAGTAACGGTGGATTTAAGTACCGGATTTGCATATGTCGAAGGGAATCCTACAGACGAAGAAATAAAATCTTCCGTAGAAGCGATAGGTTTTAAATTTAAAGGAAGATTTTAA
- a CDS encoding MarR family transcriptional regulator, with the protein MTCKEFDALIQSLLSIASDMDMEFKNQDGTLKNFTVNEMHCIDCIGKIENPNVTKLAYALHLTRGGISRLIRKLITKGAVKIYTNQNNKKEIYYRLTTLGKDIYVAHEHLHRMCHKQDAKFLKQFNKEELENGINFIKKYIAHVKQQIKKQ; encoded by the coding sequence ATGACATGTAAAGAGTTTGATGCACTGATACAATCTCTCCTATCTATTGCTTCGGATATGGATATGGAATTTAAAAATCAAGACGGAACGCTTAAGAATTTTACCGTCAACGAGATGCACTGTATAGATTGCATTGGAAAAATAGAAAACCCCAATGTAACAAAATTGGCCTACGCCCTGCATCTTACCCGCGGAGGTATAAGCCGTTTAATCAGGAAACTGATTACCAAAGGTGCTGTGAAAATTTACACAAACCAAAATAATAAAAAAGAAATTTATTATCGTCTAACAACATTAGGAAAGGACATATATGTGGCACATGAACATTTGCATAGAATGTGTCATAAGCAAGATGCTAAATTTCTAAAACAATTTAATAAAGAAGAATTAGAAAATGGGATAAATTTTATCAAAAAATATATTGCCCACGTTAAACAACAGATTAAAAAACAATAG
- a CDS encoding SAM-dependent DNA methyltransferase, translating into MITGELRNKIDNLWLIFFSGGLTNPLDVIEQITYLMFIHDLDALEDKHRRESVMLKVPFHSIFGDKTDYKWSTFRNFPPEKMYRVMQEGVFPFIKNLHGDKNSTYSKYMADAIFKIPTAQHLDSIVSALDDIMSNPSYAEKDMRGDVYEYLLSKIATAGTNGQFRTPRHIIRMMVEMLDIKPNDVICDPACGTAGFLVAAGEYLKEKYLKEVFYNKQNRDHFNNGMFFGYDMDRTMLRIGAMNMMMHDIENPAIAYQDSLSDQNTKKNCFTKILANPPFKGSLNENIVSQDLTKVVKTKKTELLFLAVFLRMLSMGGRCATIVPDGVLFGASNAHKSIRKEIIDGNRLEAVISMPSGVFKPYAGVSTAVLIFTKTNHGGTDNVWFYDMQADGFSLDDKRDSVQENDIPDIIARFKNLKDEAKRQRTDKSFLVPVKEIRDNGYDLSINKYKQIEYVPEEYPAPKELLADIAQLERDITKGMKELEGIL; encoded by the coding sequence ATGATTACAGGCGAATTAAGAAACAAAATTGATAACCTTTGGCTAATTTTCTTTTCCGGTGGCCTTACCAACCCGCTCGACGTGATTGAACAAATTACTTACCTAATGTTCATTCACGATTTGGACGCATTGGAAGATAAACACCGCCGAGAGAGCGTGATGCTCAAAGTGCCTTTCCATAGCATCTTTGGGGACAAAACAGATTACAAATGGTCCACTTTCCGCAATTTTCCGCCTGAAAAGATGTATCGCGTGATGCAAGAAGGCGTATTCCCATTTATCAAAAACCTGCATGGGGACAAGAATAGCACCTACTCCAAGTATATGGCTGATGCTATTTTCAAAATCCCGACTGCCCAACATTTGGATAGCATCGTTTCTGCTTTGGACGATATTATGTCCAATCCGTCGTATGCCGAGAAAGATATGCGTGGGGATGTGTACGAATATCTGCTTTCCAAAATTGCCACGGCAGGTACAAACGGCCAATTCCGCACCCCTCGCCATATTATCCGCATGATGGTGGAAATGCTGGACATTAAGCCCAATGACGTCATTTGTGATCCGGCCTGTGGTACGGCGGGTTTTTTAGTGGCAGCAGGCGAGTATTTAAAAGAGAAATACCTAAAAGAAGTTTTCTATAACAAGCAGAACCGCGACCATTTTAATAATGGCATGTTTTTTGGTTACGATATGGACCGCACCATGCTCCGTATTGGGGCCATGAACATGATGATGCACGATATTGAAAACCCTGCTATTGCTTACCAAGATAGTCTTTCAGACCAAAACACCAAGAAGAACTGTTTTACCAAGATTTTGGCAAACCCACCTTTTAAGGGTAGTTTGAACGAAAATATCGTCTCACAAGATTTAACCAAAGTAGTCAAAACCAAGAAGACGGAACTACTCTTCTTGGCGGTATTCTTGCGCATGTTGTCTATGGGTGGCCGTTGTGCTACCATTGTGCCGGACGGCGTGCTATTTGGAGCATCTAACGCACATAAATCTATTCGCAAGGAAATTATTGACGGCAACCGGTTGGAAGCCGTTATTAGCATGCCTAGTGGCGTGTTTAAGCCCTATGCGGGGGTATCTACTGCGGTGCTGATTTTTACCAAAACAAACCATGGTGGCACGGATAATGTGTGGTTTTACGATATGCAAGCTGATGGTTTTAGTTTGGACGATAAACGTGACTCTGTGCAAGAGAACGACATTCCCGATATTATCGCCCGTTTTAAGAACTTAAAAGATGAAGCCAAACGCCAACGCACGGATAAGAGTTTCCTCGTGCCTGTAAAAGAAATCCGCGATAATGGTTACGATTTATCTATTAACAAGTATAAACAAATTGAATATGTGCCCGAGGAATATCCTGCCCCAAAAGAATTATTGGCTGATATTGCCCAGCTGGAAAGGGATATTACCAAAGGCATGAAAGAATTGGAAGGAATATTGTAA